TCACCGCCTGGCGGTTCGGCATGGCCAGCGCGCTTGGCCTCACCATTCCATCCGATCTCTACGGCACTGTCGGCCCGCAGGTGGTCGCGTGGAGCGCGCGGGCGCCGATGGTGCCGCCCGCCGAGCGTCTCGAAGCGGCGATGACGGCCGCGCGGATCGGGGTCTTCTCGAACTCGGCGCTGGTCGATCTCTACGCCCAGTCGGGCGATGACAGCGATCTGACCAGCGATACGCCCGCCGGGCGGCTGCGCATGTGCTATGTCGCCGATGGCGATGGTGCGCGGGTCTCCACGATGCGGGGCTTCTGGACCGGCGAAGGGCTAGACGACAAAAGCAAGGTCGATCGCTATGCCGGCCTGATCCTGACCGCGCGGGCCGCCGCGCGGATCGTTCCCGACGCCGATCACGCCGCCGACGCGGCCGAACTGATCGCATCGATGATGGCCGCCGGGCTCGATCGTAAGGCTGCCGCCTGGGCGCCCGTCGTCGCGGGCATGTCGGCCGAGAAGGGCGATGCCGCCTGGGCGATCCTGGCGGTCGGCACGCCCGCCGTCTCGGTCGATCTATCGGGCGACCGGCTCGCTTCGGTGGCCGATCGCTGGAGCGAGGCGAATCCGCAGAAGCTGCGGCTGTTGCTGGCGGCACTGGCGGGCCTCGACCGGCTCAGGACCGAGGATCAGATGCGGTTGCTCCAGGATCATCGGGTGGGCTTCGATAACCGCTCCAACTGGGGCCGGCTGCTGCTCCAGGCCGCCGATCGCAAGGAGCCGGCGACGGTCGCCCTGCTCGTTGCGGCCGGGTTGCAGAAAACCGGCTGGGGGGGGGTCAATTCGGCGATGTTCGCGACGATGATCCGCGCGCTTCACGATGTCGGCCTCGATGGCGATGCGCGCATGATCGCCGCCGAGGCGATGTCGCGGTTGTAGTGGAGAGAGCGCCGAAGATCCTCCCGATGCGCAGCACGGAGAGGGGGACCGCGGCGAAGCCGTGGCGGAGGGGCTTGCTCGGTCGTCGGATCACCCCTCCACCATTCGCTTCGCGAACGGTCCCCCTCCCCACCGCTGTGCGGCAGGGAGGATCCCTGCCGTGAAGGACTCCGAAGCCATCGCCCAGTTCCTGGAGATGCTGGCCGCGGAGGGCGGGGCGGCGAAGAACACTCTGCTTGCCTATGGATCGGACCTGCGCGGTGCATCCGAAGTGGTGGCCGGCGGGCTGGTCGGCGCCGATGCGGCCGTGCTGCAGAGGCTCGGCGGCGAATGGATGTCGCTGAGCCGCACGAGCGTCGCGCGCAAATCATCGGTGCTGCGGCGCTTCTACGCCTTCCTGGAGGAGGAGGGAATCCGCCACGACGATCCATCCGACGCCTTGCCGCGCCCGGCGGTGCAGCGCGCGCTGCCGCGCACGCTGAGCCACAAGGATGTCGAGCGGCTGTTCGACACGCTGGAGGAGCGCCGCCGCGACCGCAATGCCGATCCGCTGACCCTGCGGCTGATAGCATTGGTGGAGTTGCTTTACGGCTCCGGGCTGCGTGCGACCGAGCTGGTCTCGCTGCCGCGCCACGCGCTGCGCGGCGACCGGCCCTTCCTGATCCTGCGGGGCAAGGGCGGGCGCGAGCGGCTGGTGCCGATTTCCGAACGCGCGCGGGCGGCGGTCGCCGATTGGGGGCTTCACGTTCCGGCCGACCAGCCCTGGCTGTTCCCTTCGGGGCACGGCCATCTCAGCCGGGTGCGGCTGTTCCAGCTGGTCCGCGAACTGGCCGCCGAGGCCGGCATTCCTCCCCAGCGGATCAGCCCGCATGTGCTGCGCCACGCCTTCGCCACCCATCTGCTGGAAGGCGGGGCCGATCTGCGTGCGTTGCAGACGATGCTCGGCCATGCCGATATCGGCACCACCCAGATCTATACCCATGTGAACAGCGCGCATCTGGTCGAGCTGGTCAACAGCCGCCACCCGCTGATGGACGCGGCACGGCGGCGCTGACCAGGGAGTTGCGGATCGGACCTTCGACATCCTCAGAGCCAAGGGCGACTGATACGGTAGCAGGCTTGCCTGCCGACAGGTGCTGACATAGTCCCTGACCCGGCGCGATGCCGCGCGGGGGAGGGTGTATGGCGGGCGAAGTGGTGTTCGACGCGAAGCGCGATCGGCTGGTCATCTTCGCGTCGACATTGGGCACCGTGTTCGAATGGTATGATTTCTTCGTCTACGGCACCCTAGCCAACATCGTCGCCGGGCATTTCTTCCCTTCCGACAATCCGGTTGTCAGCTTCCTGATCTTCCTCGCCAGCTTCGGCGTCGGTTTCGGGATGCGGCCGCTAGGCGCGGTGTTGTTCGGGGTGCTCGGCGACAGGCTGGGGCGCAAATATACCTTCCTCGTCACCATCGCGCTGATGGGCGTTGCCACCGCTGCGGTCGGGATATTGCCGACCTATGAAACGATCGGCATCGCCGCGCCGATATTGCTCGTGCTCTGCCGAGTCCTGCAGGGGCTGGCACTGGGCGGCGAATATGGCGGGGCGGCGATCTACGTCGCGGAACATGCGCCGAAGCACCGGCGCGGCTTCTACACCAGCTTCATCCAGTCGGGGGTGATAGGCGGTTTCCTGCTCAGCCTGATCGTGGTCCTCGCCTCCAGCCTGTTCGTCGACAAGCAGGCCTTCGCGGCCTGGGGCTGGCGCATTCCCTTCCTCTTCTCGCTGGTGCTGCTCGGCGTTTCGCTGTGGGTGCGGCTGAAGCTTGACGAGAGCCCGGTGTTCAAGGCGATGAAGGAGGCCGGCGAGATCGCGAGCAATCCGCTGCGCGAAAGCTTCGATAGCTGGGCGAGGGTCAGGATGATCCTGATCGCCCTGTTCGGTCTGGCCGCCGGCCTGACCGTGATCTTCTACACCGGTCAGTTCCAGGCGCTCTATTTCCTCCAGAACAGCCTCCGGGTCGACGACGATGCCGCCCGGATACTGATCGCCACCTCGGCGGCATCCAGTTTCGGCTGGTTCGTGCTGTTCGGCTGGCTTTCGGACAGGGTCGGGCGCCGAAAACCCATTCTGATCGGCTATGTGCTGACCCTGCTGCTGATCTTCCCGCTGTTCCACTGGATGGCCGATGCGGCCAATCCCGGCCTGGCCGCGGCGATGGAACGCGCGCCGGTCGTCGTGCAGGGCAGCGATTGCCGCTATGATCCCTTTGCCAAGGAGCAGGCCGGAGCCTGCGGAAGGCTGCTCGATCTGCTGTCCAAGAAGGGGGTCGCCTATGGCACGATCGATGCCCCATCGGGTACGGCCCCGTCGGTGACGATCGGTGGACGGGTAGCGGATGCCCGGAATCCGGCAGCACTGGACGCATCGCTTTCGGCGGCGGGCTATGACCTCGAAAAGGTCACGCCGCCCATCGGCGCGGGGGTCAGGATCATTTTGTGTCTCACCGCGATCGGCCTTTTGTCGGGGATGACCTTCGGTCCGTCCGCCGCGCTGATGGTGGAGATGTTCCCGGCGCGGGTCCGCTACACGTCCATGTCCATCCCTTATCATATCGGCACGGGCTATTTCGGCGGATTCCTGCCCCTCATAAGCCAGTATATCGTCGCGAAGACCGGCGATCCCTTTGCGGGGCTGTGGTATCCGGTGGCCGTGGTGGCGGTGTCGCTGCTGATCACGCTCATCTGGCTGCCCGAAACGGCGGGCAAAGAACTGGAATAGCCGGAGCGGGACCGCTATCGCGCTCCGGTGATCCCGAACGATGCTCCCCTCAGGTTGATTCTGGACGGTGCCGCCCTTGTCGCCAACTGGCGCTGGGCGTCCGCGACGGCCGCCGCGCCCGCCGGGGCCGCGGTGAAGGCCGACGGCTATGGCCTCGGCGCGCATGAGGTGAGCCGGCGGCTCGCCGCAGCGGGCTGCCGCGACTTCTTCGTCGCCACCTGGGCGGAGGCCGATGCGCTGGGGGCGCTTCCATTCGGTGCGGGC
The sequence above is drawn from the Rhizorhabdus dicambivorans genome and encodes:
- a CDS encoding tyrosine-type recombinase/integrase, which produces MKDSEAIAQFLEMLAAEGGAAKNTLLAYGSDLRGASEVVAGGLVGADAAVLQRLGGEWMSLSRTSVARKSSVLRRFYAFLEEEGIRHDDPSDALPRPAVQRALPRTLSHKDVERLFDTLEERRRDRNADPLTLRLIALVELLYGSGLRATELVSLPRHALRGDRPFLILRGKGGRERLVPISERARAAVADWGLHVPADQPWLFPSGHGHLSRVRLFQLVRELAAEAGIPPQRISPHVLRHAFATHLLEGGADLRALQTMLGHADIGTTQIYTHVNSAHLVELVNSRHPLMDAARRR
- a CDS encoding MFS transporter codes for the protein MAGEVVFDAKRDRLVIFASTLGTVFEWYDFFVYGTLANIVAGHFFPSDNPVVSFLIFLASFGVGFGMRPLGAVLFGVLGDRLGRKYTFLVTIALMGVATAAVGILPTYETIGIAAPILLVLCRVLQGLALGGEYGGAAIYVAEHAPKHRRGFYTSFIQSGVIGGFLLSLIVVLASSLFVDKQAFAAWGWRIPFLFSLVLLGVSLWVRLKLDESPVFKAMKEAGEIASNPLRESFDSWARVRMILIALFGLAAGLTVIFYTGQFQALYFLQNSLRVDDDAARILIATSAASSFGWFVLFGWLSDRVGRRKPILIGYVLTLLLIFPLFHWMADAANPGLAAAMERAPVVVQGSDCRYDPFAKEQAGACGRLLDLLSKKGVAYGTIDAPSGTAPSVTIGGRVADARNPAALDASLSAAGYDLEKVTPPIGAGVRIILCLTAIGLLSGMTFGPSAALMVEMFPARVRYTSMSIPYHIGTGYFGGFLPLISQYIVAKTGDPFAGLWYPVAVVAVSLLITLIWLPETAGKELE